The Argonema galeatum A003/A1 genomic sequence AGAATGTAGAGACGTTGCATGCAACGTCTCTACAAGGGTTCAAGGGTTAGCACCTTTAATTTCTGGAGAGGTCTAATGAATTTAGAACCTACTATCATCTTGTGATTTTTTCAGCAATCTGATATAATCCACGGGATTAACACTAAAGTCACCGGGTTCTTTCAGGTCAAATATGCTGTTGTAGGGACACGGCAGAATTAAAATTTTGGTATGACTGACATATTTATGATGCCGTTTCCCAACAAAAATGTTCCCTGGTGAACATTAGCATAATAATTCCGAAAGCCCCAGTCACCGACAGTAAAGAGGTAGTCAGACGAATGAAATTTCACGGTAGCATATCTGTATTTATCGCATCTGCCCTGGCAGTTGGCTGTGTTGTTGTAGTCAGCGACTTTGCCCAAGCTACATCAGATACTTTTGTTTGTCAATCAAACCGAAACGGTACGCCAACCACATTTGCCAAAACCTCAAATGGACTGCGAGAGTTTATTCGTTGGACTTATGATGGTTTCAGAGGCTATACTCCGTCACGTCGCTGCACGGAAGTAACAAATAGGCTGAATCGTTACATCGCCTCCGGTTCGCGCTATATCACTTATGGCACAATGAGCAATCGGTCTGTAATCTGCATGACCAACAAGAGTGGTGCAGGTTGCACCGATCTACTCTACACCCTAAAGCCGGGTGACGATGGACGAGAGGTTCTGCGGGATTTGCTGCGATTGAACCGCGAAAACTTTAAAAATGACCCCAGGATTGAATCGTCAAGTTGTCCTGTTTATTTTGATATCAATGCTTGGCTGGCAGGTGAAAATCAGACAGCGAATGTAGCTTGCACTCCCCAGAATAATTTGATCGAATGAACCGCCGAAGATCCATACTTTTTGCAATAGCCTGTTTGTGTATTATTGCGATCCAATTATCCATCCAGGCTATTGATTTATCTAGTGTAGCCCAAATAACCGATCTGCCACACGAACCTGTTAAAATATCCGATTCAAAGCTACGGAGTCTAGCCGAAAAGATTACGGTTAGAGTCTTCCCAGAAAAGTCTTTGGAGGACAGAGCATCAGGAATTTTAATTGACAAACAAGAACAAAAACAGGGTCAGCATTCGATTTACCTATATTTAGTGCTGACTAACGATCATGTATTAGAAATATTGAAGGAAAGAGCTAAAGCTTTGGGTGGTGGATATAAAGTGCAAACCTATGATAATAAAATTTACGACTTATTTCTATACGAGGCCAATTTTCGGGGTAACGATCTGGGACTGTTATGGTTTTATAGCGATCGCAACTATGAAAAAGCCGTATCGGGTCAGGCAAAAAGCTTAAAAGAGTATACAGATCTGGTATATGTTGCTGGTTTTCCCTGTGGAACCGACTCCTGTAAAGAAGGATTCACCTTGACATCCGGTCGTGCCGCTACTTCATTCATTATATCTGGCAAACCTTTAGATGCTGGCTATCAACTAGGATTTAGCAATGACACCAGGGAAGGAATGAGTGGTGGCCCGATTTTGGATGAAAGCGGTAGAGTAGTAGGCATTAATGGCAGGGGTAAGAATCAAGAACGGGTCTTATTTTCTGGCGAACCAACTGTACATGATAATCCCTATGCCTACATGGATGGAACGCAACCTTCACCGGAAACTCAAGGTTTTATGAAACATTTTGCCTGGGGTATTCCAATTGAAACTTACTTAAACCTGGCTCCTATAAAACCATTTGAGCATATCAAAATACCATCGCAAAAAAGCAGTAATACTGCACAATTATGGAAAAAAAATTGCATCATTACCTGGTTCTTTCAGGTCAAATATGCGGTCGTAGGGGCACGGCATATTTAAAATCTTGGTATGACCGAGATACTGATGAAGCCGTGCCCCTAGTACAAAATCTTCGTTTTGAACATTAGCATAATAATTCCGAAAGACCGAGATTAGTAAACATTTATGAAATTAAAATTGACAAAATTCATACTTTTATTCCTAATTGCTGCTGGCATAATTATAAATCTAGCAATTGGTACAAATGCGTCACGGGTGGAGCGGACTATTTCGCAAGCACAAGTACGCCAAGCACTACCACAAGATAGAATTAAGGAAATCGCAGAAAAAAGTACCGTCTCCATTAGCCGTGGTGGTCAAGGTTTGGGGTCTGGAGTAATTATCGGTCAGAGGGGTAATACTATCTATGTTATGACAGCTATCCACGTTATTGGTAGACCTCCCGGAGTGGTGAATAACGGTCAGGGTAGATTACAAGTTGAAGATCCGTATGAAGTTATTACTTATGATGGTGAAACGTTTCTAGTTACTAATTTAAATTATCAGCGAATTGTCAAAAAACTGCCTAATAATATCGACTTAGCAATATTAGAGCTAAAGTCTAACCGCCAACCAGCTAAGGCGAAAGCAGTCGCTAAATTAGCCATTTCCTCCTTACAATCGGGAATGCCTGTTTATATTTTTGGCTATCTTCCTTGCGCGACTTTTGCCAA encodes the following:
- a CDS encoding COP23 domain-containing protein → MNISIIIPKAPVTDSKEVVRRMKFHGSISVFIASALAVGCVVVVSDFAQATSDTFVCQSNRNGTPTTFAKTSNGLREFIRWTYDGFRGYTPSRRCTEVTNRLNRYIASGSRYITYGTMSNRSVICMTNKSGAGCTDLLYTLKPGDDGREVLRDLLRLNRENFKNDPRIESSSCPVYFDINAWLAGENQTANVACTPQNNLIE
- a CDS encoding S1 family peptidase, yielding MNRRRSILFAIACLCIIAIQLSIQAIDLSSVAQITDLPHEPVKISDSKLRSLAEKITVRVFPEKSLEDRASGILIDKQEQKQGQHSIYLYLVLTNDHVLEILKERAKALGGGYKVQTYDNKIYDLFLYEANFRGNDLGLLWFYSDRNYEKAVSGQAKSLKEYTDLVYVAGFPCGTDSCKEGFTLTSGRAATSFIISGKPLDAGYQLGFSNDTREGMSGGPILDESGRVVGINGRGKNQERVLFSGEPTVHDNPYAYMDGTQPSPETQGFMKHFAWGIPIETYLNLAPIKPFEHIKIPSQKSSNTAQLWKKNCIITWFFQVKYAVVGARHI
- a CDS encoding S1 family peptidase, translated to MKLKLTKFILLFLIAAGIIINLAIGTNASRVERTISQAQVRQALPQDRIKEIAEKSTVSISRGGQGLGSGVIIGQRGNTIYVMTAIHVIGRPPGVVNNGQGRLQVEDPYEVITYDGETFLVTNLNYQRIVKKLPNNIDLAILELKSNRQPAKAKAVAKLAISSLQSGMPVYIFGYLPCATFANGVKVVRSQFSLGNITQQIELSTASASDNNLVGYDVYYNNNTIKGMSGSPLFDAGGRVVAIHAKTENSKEQYNPKACQPLPANPTPDYGNNLGVSSRLLANFKSDLPVGLQAILKIDPYPVIGGNWVTPTPSPRNDERVPNEGVNCGILRGLDDVCPNEQ